GGGCCAGCTCGTCCTCGGCGATGGCGGCGTAGTCCAGCATGTCGGCCGTGGCGTGCCGGTCGAGCGGGAGGAGAGCCGCGCCCTCACGGGAGGCCGCCACCCGCAGCGCCGCCATCACGGCGCGGGGCACGCCCCGGTCGTAGAACGGCCGGCGGTTGGTGCGGCGCACCGGGATGAGGTCGTACAGCGCGCGATGCTCCGCCGAGGCCGGCAACGCCACACCCAGGCGGACGGCGGCCAGCAGGTCCGGCTCGTCCTCCGGCGCGGGCAGCAGCCACACCAGCGGCCGCCGCCCCGAGGTGCGCACCGCCAGGCGCAGGTTGAACAGGGCCGCGCCGCAGCTGACGTACTGGTTGCGGCCGCGCGGGTCGGTGACCCGCAACCGCCGGTCCTGGTCGGCGAAGACCTCGACGAGCTCCTGACGCACCACGCGGAAGCGCCACGGCTGGGTGTTGAGCACCGACGGCGCCTGACCGGCCGCCACCAGCAGCCGCCGGACGCCGAGTCCGGTCGTGAGTGAAGCGGACATCACACTCACCTCCTGCGTCCGAGGCTTCCGCGTCCGCTCGCCGCCCACGAGTGCCGGACGGCCCCCGCGCCGCCGCCGAAGGTCCCTGCGCCGGGGGAGGACCAAGGTCCCTCCCCCTCAGGCCGTACGGCACTGAGCACCGGCCGCCGGAACCGATGTGATGGAGATGCGACAAGGACACACCAGAGAACGGAAAGGCAGGCCCGCCATGGCCACCACCATCAACAAGCCCGTGATGCACGCCGGCGTGGGCAAGGCGGAGCACAAGAACCCCGTCGACTACGTCTGGGCCGCCGCCCGGATCGCGATCGGCTGGATCTTCCTGTGGGCCTTCCTGGACAAGACCTTCGGCCTCGGCTTCGCCACCCCGGCGGCCAAGGCCTGGATCAACGGCGGCAGCCCCACCACCGGCTTCCTCAAGGGCACCGGCGAGCACGCCCTGGGCGGCTTCTTCACCGGCCTGGCCGGGCAGGCCTGGGTGGACTGGCTGTTCATGGCCGGCCTGGCCGGCGTCGGCGTGGCGCTCGTGCTCGGCCTCGGCACCCGGATCGCCGCCGGCGCCGGCACCGCGATGCTGCTGCTCATGTGGGCGGCCGAGCTGCCCCTGACCACCAACCCGTTCATGGACGACCACATCGTCTACGCGATCGTCCTCATCGGCCTGGCCCTGG
The nucleotide sequence above comes from Nonomuraea gerenzanensis. Encoded proteins:
- a CDS encoding Acg family FMN-binding oxidoreductase; translated protein: MSASLTTGLGVRRLLVAAGQAPSVLNTQPWRFRVVRQELVEVFADQDRRLRVTDPRGRNQYVSCGAALFNLRLAVRTSGRRPLVWLLPAPEDEPDLLAAVRLGVALPASAEHRALYDLIPVRRTNRRPFYDRGVPRAVMAALRVAASREGAALLPLDRHATADMLDYAAIAEDELARDHDYRAEVAAWTMPGALYDGMPGYAHGPHAAKDPSPVRDFGRQEGEARFEERPQLAVLTTMGDTPADWLRAGQALQRVLLVAAGYDVSASFLNQPLDLRDMRDRRDPHHRRGHPQMVLRLGYGPHVARSPRRPAGELVTA